The Mangrovibacterium diazotrophicum DNA window TAAGCATTGTAGGACTTGGATTAATTGGCGGATCGGTTGCCAAAGATTTGCGAAAAGCGAATTTTGCAACCCACCTCATCGGGGTCGAAGCCAGCGAAGCACACGCAGAGGAGGCCTTGCGCATTAATTTAGTCGACGAAGTACTTCCATTGAATGACGCCGTGGCCAAATCCGATTTGGTGGTCATCGCCATTCCGGTGGACAAGATTCGGCAAATCCTTCCGCAGGTTTTGGACCAAATCCAACCGGGCACTACGGTGACAGACCTGGGATCGACCAAGCAATTGATTGCTGATGTGGTTGAAGGACACCCGAAACGTCGCAACTACGTGGCTGCCCACCCGATGTCGGGAACCGAGAACTCCGGTCCTTCAGCTGCAATGGACGGCTTGTTCGAGGGCAAAATCACCATCATCTGCGACCAGGAAAAAAGCGGACCTCAACACCTGGCTCTGGTTGAGAAGATGTTCCAGTGCTTGGGTATGAACATTGCCTACATGTCGGCCGACGAACAAGATCACAGCACCGCTTACATTTCACATCTTCCGCACGTTGTAGCATACGCGCTGGCTAACGCGGCGATGTCTAAGGAAAACCGCCACATCATTTTCGACCTTGCCAGCGGGGGGTTCAATTCAACGGTTCGCCTGGCAAAAAGTACACCTTCGATGTGGGGGCCAATTTTTCAGGACAACCAAAAGTATATCATTGAATCGCTGGATACGTATATAAAGCATCTGAAAGAATTTCGGGAGAGCATTTTAAACGACGAACAGCGAATGTACGAGCTGATGGAAAACGCGACCAAGATCCGCGAAGTGCTGGGTGGTGCAAACCCGTCGCTCATTAAAAACGAAGAAAAAATTATTAAACTTTATACCAAGTAGAAATGGGAGTAGAAATTGACATTAAACCAATTAAAGAGTGGTTACCGAAGCTGAATAACCCTCTTTTAATTGCCGGGCCTTGCAGCCTTGAAACTGAAGAACAAGCGATGGACACAGCGCGTCAACTGGCTAAAGACCCGCGTGTATTTGTATACCGCGGTGGTGTTTGGAAACCACGTACGCGTCCGGGAAGCTTTGAAGGGATTGGCACTGTGGGTTTGGAATGGCTGAAGCAAGTAAAGCAGGAAACCGGCTTGTTGGTGGGTACTGAAGTTGCTAATGCTCAACATACTGAAGAAGCTTTAAAAGCAGGATTGGATGTACTTTGGATCGGAGCCCGCTCAACAGCCAGCCCGTTCGTTGTTCAGGAAATTGCTGACGTACTGAAAGGTACCGACGCTGTGGTCATGGTGAAAAACCCGGTTAACCCGGACACCCAATTGTGGATGGGTGCCATCGAGCGACTGTCGAAAGTGGGTATTACCAAACTGGTAGGTATTCACCGCGGTTTCACTCCTTTCCGCGAAACCAAATACCGCAACTATCCGAACTGGCAATCGTTCATCGAGCTACGCCGCCTGATGCCAAATCTGCCGGTTATTTGCGACCCGAGCCACATTGCCGGAAAACGCGAATACCTGTCCGAGATCTCTCAAAAGGCATTTGACATGGGTATGGACGGTTTGATGATTGAATCACACCGCGATCCGTCATGCGCGTTGAGTGACGCTGCACAACAGCTGACACCTGCCGACCTGTTCAAATTGCTGGATAAATTGGTAATCCGCAACGAGAAAGTTGACAACAAACAATTTGAAGATCAGCTGGAAATGCTGCGTAGCCGTATCGACTCACTGGATACTGAATTGCTTGAAATCCTTTCGTCACGCATGGAAGTTGTTCGCCAAATTGGTCAGTACAAAAAAGATAACAACGTGACTGCGCTTCAAATGAGCCGTTGGACTGAATTGATGAACAAACGCGTTTCTGCCGGGGAGAAAATGAATTTGAACCGCACGTTCGTACAGATTCTTTTCCAATTGATTCACGAAGACTCGGTACGTATGCAAACTGAAATTATGGATGCTGAATAAGCATTGCTGAATCGATATTGAGAAGGACTGCCGGACGGTGGTCCTTTTTTTTCGAGCACCGATGCACGCAGAGACGCAAAGTCGCCAAGATACCCATTGTTTAGTGATCTGGAATGCAAAGGCCTTTAGAAGTTTATTTTCAACTGCATCCTATTGCCTTCAACCGATTTCTCCAACAACGATTCCTACTTTTTATTCTCAAAAGTTATACTTGTTTTGTTGTCGGCAGAAACTTCTTTGGAAGCCAGAATTGAACAGAGCTTTTCAAGACACTTGACCATCCCCTTTTCAACTACGGCGTAATC harbors:
- a CDS encoding prephenate dehydrogenase, with the translated sequence MKQTNMNVSIVGLGLIGGSVAKDLRKANFATHLIGVEASEAHAEEALRINLVDEVLPLNDAVAKSDLVVIAIPVDKIRQILPQVLDQIQPGTTVTDLGSTKQLIADVVEGHPKRRNYVAAHPMSGTENSGPSAAMDGLFEGKITIICDQEKSGPQHLALVEKMFQCLGMNIAYMSADEQDHSTAYISHLPHVVAYALANAAMSKENRHIIFDLASGGFNSTVRLAKSTPSMWGPIFQDNQKYIIESLDTYIKHLKEFRESILNDEQRMYELMENATKIREVLGGANPSLIKNEEKIIKLYTK
- a CDS encoding chorismate mutase — encoded protein: MGVEIDIKPIKEWLPKLNNPLLIAGPCSLETEEQAMDTARQLAKDPRVFVYRGGVWKPRTRPGSFEGIGTVGLEWLKQVKQETGLLVGTEVANAQHTEEALKAGLDVLWIGARSTASPFVVQEIADVLKGTDAVVMVKNPVNPDTQLWMGAIERLSKVGITKLVGIHRGFTPFRETKYRNYPNWQSFIELRRLMPNLPVICDPSHIAGKREYLSEISQKAFDMGMDGLMIESHRDPSCALSDAAQQLTPADLFKLLDKLVIRNEKVDNKQFEDQLEMLRSRIDSLDTELLEILSSRMEVVRQIGQYKKDNNVTALQMSRWTELMNKRVSAGEKMNLNRTFVQILFQLIHEDSVRMQTEIMDAE